Within the Pseudonocardia alni genome, the region GTCGACGTCGTGTTCCGCGAGCCCTACCCGCACTGGCGGGAGCTGTTCGGCAACCTGCTGCCCGCGCACCTGCTCAAGGATGCGCCGGGCGGCTGGACCGCCCCGTTCGCGGGTGGGGTGCCCGCCTCGGGCGGCCCGTTCCGGCTGATGCAGGTCGACCGCCTCCGCGGCGAGGTCCTGCTCGCCCGCAACGACCCGTACTGGGCGACCGCCGCGGTGGTCGACGAGATCATCCTGCGCCGCATCCCGGCGAACACCCTGCCGACGGCGCTGGAGAGCCAGGGCGTCGACCTCGCCCTGCCCGACGCCCGGCCGGAGATCACCCAGGCCCTCGACGTCCTGGCCCGGAGCCCCGAGCCGCCGACGGTGCAGAGCGGGCCGCGCCCGGCCGTCGAGCAGCTGGAGTTCCGCACCACCGACGGCCCCCTGGCCGACCCCCGGGTCCGCGAGGGCATCGCGGCGCTGCTGGACCGCGACGCGATCCGCGAGCGCGTCAACCCCGACGCCGTAGCCGTGAACGCCTTCGGCGCCGCCCCGTCGGACCCCGGTTACGCGCCGACCGCTCCCGCCGGCGCCCCCGGCCGACCCGATGCGGCGGCCGCCGCGGCCGCGTTCACCGAGGCGGGCTACGTCCGTGGTCAGGACGGCCGGTGGACCCTCGGCGGGCGCCCGCTCGGCGTGGTCATCGGCGCCGGGGCCGAGCGGACCGAGGACGTGGACGTCGCCCGCGTCGTGGCCGAGCAGCTCAAGGCCGGCGGCATCGGCGTCACGATCGTCGCCCCGTCGGCACCGGACCTGCTGACCGAGCCGAGCGTCGCCCCGACGACGCCGACCCCGACCACCACTCCCGCCCCGGCTGCGGGCCCGGTGCCCGGCGGCAGCGCCGCACCGGTCACCACGCCCCCGGCGGCCCCGACCACGACGACCGCCGCCCCGACGACGTCCGGTTCCCCCGACTCCGGGACCCCGGTCGCCGTCGACGTGCTCGTCGCACCCCGTGCCGCCTACGGCGCGGTCGGGCCGCGACTGGACTCCGACTACGGCTGCCCCGCGGACGCGGTGCCCGGCGAGCTGCCGGGCGTGGCCTGCTTCCCCGCGCTGCAGCCGCTGCTCGACGAGCTGCTGGTCGCCGAGAGCCCGGACCCGGCCGTCGTCGCCGAGGCCGAGCGGGTGCTGTGGCGCCAGCTGCCCGCGCTGCCGCTGTACCAGGCGCAGGGTCTGGTCATCAGCAACCCGCAGACCGACGCGGCCACCCGGGTCACGCCCGGCCCGATCGCGACCGGCCCGATGTCGGGCGCCCGGACCTGGGCCGAGCCGGAGGGCTCGGGCGAGCGCCCGACCGGCGACGACGACCCGAACTGACACCGTCGGACGCGTCCGTTCGGACGCACTCCGCTGCTGCACGGTGACGGCGAGTGGTACGTAAGTACCAACTGTGTTTCGGCATGCATCGAGGGCTGTGCGACGCAACGGTCCCGTTGTTACTGTCCGGTTCGGCTGCGAGCCCGTTACGCCGTTCACTGGTCACCGTTTCGCCACGACCGGCGTCGGACCTCGCTGCTGGAGAGCCGCGATTCCTAGCGTGCCTCCCGACGGGCCCCGGCACACATCCGGTGGTCCGTCGCGTCCCGGACGGGTGCGACAACGGCGTGCGCCCACGACATCTCGAGAGGCACGGCAGATGAGGGGAAGAAGGGCGGCCGCCTCGGCCATCGCCCTGACCGCGGTCGTGGGGCTCGTCCTCACCGGCTGCAGCCAGCAGAGCAACACGGGGGCCTCGGGGGGCGCGGCCCAGGCCGGGCAGGGGTTCCCGGAGACGCCGGACCCGGAGCAGGTCC harbors:
- a CDS encoding ABC transporter family substrate-binding protein, which encodes MRARRRFRALPALLLVALLALTGCAADPQPAPPPETNRPTEPVTAPTRVVVGVDDLGPGFNPHLRSDQSAVTTAIASMTLPSVFRPDDRGVPQLDTTVATSATVTSQSPFTVSYELNRDAGWSTGAPIAAEDFVYLWQQMRSRPNTIGAAGYREITDVRSRAAGKAVDVVFREPYPHWRELFGNLLPAHLLKDAPGGWTAPFAGGVPASGGPFRLMQVDRLRGEVLLARNDPYWATAAVVDEIILRRIPANTLPTALESQGVDLALPDARPEITQALDVLARSPEPPTVQSGPRPAVEQLEFRTTDGPLADPRVREGIAALLDRDAIRERVNPDAVAVNAFGAAPSDPGYAPTAPAGAPGRPDAAAAAAAFTEAGYVRGQDGRWTLGGRPLGVVIGAGAERTEDVDVARVVAEQLKAGGIGVTIVAPSAPDLLTEPSVAPTTPTPTTTPAPAAGPVPGGSAAPVTTPPAAPTTTTAAPTTSGSPDSGTPVAVDVLVAPRAAYGAVGPRLDSDYGCPADAVPGELPGVACFPALQPLLDELLVAESPDPAVVAEAERVLWRQLPALPLYQAQGLVISNPQTDAATRVTPGPIATGPMSGARTWAEPEGSGERPTGDDDPN